The following are from one region of the Arachis duranensis cultivar V14167 chromosome 10, aradu.V14167.gnm2.J7QH, whole genome shotgun sequence genome:
- the LOC107468736 gene encoding vacuolar protein sorting-associated protein 28 homolog 1, with protein MEVKLWNDKCEREMYDNFAELYAIVKATERLEKAYVRDIITPEDYELDCQKLIAHFKTLASTLRGIVPSIEHFEQTYNMDCPAAINRLVVSGVPATVEHRAAAAVTASTSAAIVAECVQNFITSMDSLKLNMVAVDQVHPLLSDLYGSLNKLSILPHDFEGKTKMKEWIGRLSKMGAADELIEQQARQLHFDLESSYNSFMAALPNAAS; from the coding sequence ATGGAGGTTAAGCTATGGAATGACAAGTGCGAGAGGGAAATGTATGATAACTTTGCTGAGCTTTATGCCATTGTTAAGGCCACTGAGAGGCTTGAAAAGGCTTATGTTAGAGACATAATCACACCAGAGGATTATGAATTGGATTGCCAGAAACTCATAGCACATTTCAAAACCTTAGCTTCCACTCTTAGAGGCATTGTTCCAAGCATTGAGCACTTTGAACAAACTTACAACATGGATTGCCCTGCAGCAATTAACCGCCTTGTGGTATCTGGCGTGCCGGCTACGGTGGAGCACCGGGCGGCGGCTGCTGTTACTGCATCAACCTCTGCTGCCATTGTGGCTGAGTGTGTGCAGAATTTCATTACATCTATGGATTCATTGAAGCTCAATATGGTGGCTGTGGATCAGGTTCACCCTTTGCTCTCTGACCTTTATGGTTCACTCAATAAGCTTAGCATACTGCCGCATGATTTTGAGGGGAAGACAAAGATGAAGGAGTGGATTGGAAGGTTGTCAAAGATGGGTGCTGCTGATGAGTTGATAGAACAGCAGGCTAGGCAGCTTCACTTTGATCTTGAGTCTTCTTACAATTCCTTTATGGCTGCACTGCCTAATGCTGCTTCATGA
- the LOC107468474 gene encoding syntaxin-125-like, which produces MNDLFSGSFRKYSTDLKEERQVDDVEAGRESLNLEKFFEEVEGVKDEMKVVESLCRKLQEANEESKTIHDAKTVKDLRARMDKDVVQVLKHVKIIKTKLESLQRSNAANRNVPGCGPGSSADRTRTSVVSGLGKKLKDMMDDFQGLRAKMQHEYKETIERRYFTITGEKADEETIENLISSGESENLVQKAIREQGRGQIMDTISEIQERHDAVKEIEKNLIELHQVFLDMAALVESQGEQLNNIESHVAHASSFVTRGVSQLQEARDYQTNSRKWYCYAIILAILLILLLLAPLLLNLLPHFRRR; this is translated from the coding sequence ATGAATGACCTGTTTTCAGGTTCCTTCAGAAAATACAGCACTGACCTGAAGGAGGAAAGGCAGGTTGATGATGTGGAGGCTGGAAGGGAAAGCCTAAATCTGGAGAAATTCTTTGAAGAAGTGGAGGGTGTAAAAGATGAGATGAAAGTGGTTGAGAGCCTCTGCAGAAAATTGCAAGAAGCCAATGAAGAAAGCAAAACCATTCATGATGCCAAAACCGTTAAGGATCTTCGAGCTCGGATGGACAAAGATGTTGTGCAGGTCCTCAAGCATGTTAAGATCATCAAAACCAAGCTTGAATCTCTACAGCGTTCCAACGCAGCGAATCGAAACGTTCCTGGCTGTGGTCCTGGTTCTTCTGCAGACAGAACCAGGACTTCAGTGGTTAGTGGATTAGGGAAGAAGCTAAAGGACATGATGGACGATTTTCAAGGTTTGAGAGCAAAGATGCAACATGAGTACAAGGAAACCATTGAACGCAGGTACTTCACAATCACAGGGGAGAAGGCAGATGAAGAGACCATAGAGAATTTGATATCAAGTGGAGAGAGTGAAAATTTGGTACAGAAAGCGATTCGAGAACAAGGTAGGGGTCAGATAATGGACACCATATCAGAAATTCAAGAAAGGCATGATGCTGTAAAGGAAATTGAGAAGAATTTGATAGAGTTGCATCAGGTGTTCTTGGACATGGCAGCATTGGTAGAGTCTCAGGGGGAACAGCTTAATAACATAGAGAGTCATGTAGCGCATGCAAGCTCATTCGTTACTCGCGGTGTTTCTCAGCTTCAAGAAGCTAGAGATTATCAAACCAACTCTAGGAAGTGGTATTGCTATGCCATCATTCTTGCTATTCTCCTCATCCTTTTACTCTTGGCTCCTCTCTTGTTAAATCTTTTACCACATTTCAGAAGAAGGTGA